One genomic region from Jiangella sp. DSM 45060 encodes:
- a CDS encoding AAA domain-containing protein yields the protein MGSPGNQPREPSMTPVGHTRDYTELVERLFCHDETSPFPGFERVAPVEVLVGGVLARARLERHSAQYDVTIFDRVEGFAGELWERSAHTLLRLRALDHPALPVIEASKQRPGEGIAFTITRSLGGLLDLNEAVNWAADRPLEAFEQFSLLLDALKRLHGARVMHRLMLPTALRWRNDGVAGPQLSLSRFEMSALISNLIRRVVTGDTGEIRWVTRKLYLDPAHHAALDSEAGARHLAYLAPEIHPFLFDENHRSRRDWESTDLFGLGVFGWELFCGGIPQQLPDELSAVAAARPGQRIRALADLHAAMRRKLRDSPDVPAELKAVLANMLAAEPDGRESSYDLAIMIERSWDVIRSAWEGRASRPYLVAFMPDESADTIYKERGWISRSPRDAAGRDELKAFYEQELQDAYLVHSLTGAEGYATGPSDVLHEAEWVLIGQRAVWFCAYLQDKGLDGSIRETLKDTLVIKYLREHIYAREIYTAQPRRKVPAIDLVAFFPQQSISDKRVDRPSWEPLATSVDRSHLRDPENERFLQSVDFLLDYQRAVLDARTYPYVVQDRRGALVDLRLDESRDDGWRQRGDGLMTAYARDPRRRPPLGDFLAGLDEGKGWTDLSLDGRLTSPGFSGSSNTVQYSRRLDENTVTVRAKPGVNVPDRGWVRPAEDSGSRPQLSRQLRARQALEGQPTLISELRHPRSIEIGQQDWDVDPEGKLHGNSPEVILAMLSQLPFYALQGPPGSGKTTAVANALKLFLANERGAKVLVSAQSNYALDNLAERLVKLLPETNIILRETSRRGEDSVSDAVQPYTLDNLSRSTYDKVVKSLQARLKQHAKGDPDREFGRRLTEAEQQISQEWLENVRSGQLELSERLRNGASVVLATCSVAADALSDSTDITESFDWVIVEEAAKAWPTELLVPLTLGMRWTLIGDHRQLGAHRSDDVENFLESLSQYSNEAKVKLHYVAKKDRLGVLNLFRSLFEPMTTAGTSDATVAEVLSDRTQGLGQLKMQFRMHPDIAEPVRRVFYRSNPARLDATGLWESFLESHVSARAPHGVTRPRYLLQRPLVWVDTGDSPGCQDQPMWSNEGEVAIIDDLVAQLRPDSAPPGDDGPDSLAVLTPYAKQLEMLQRRGNLTNRVFTVHSFQGREADRVIVSLVRTTRVADDPRQNVGHVGKDEVANVLLSRAKRLLVLVGRFDHFRDNGGQSWRDITSLVERFGTRVRAEEWSGS from the coding sequence GTGGGCAGTCCGGGCAACCAGCCACGTGAACCGTCGATGACGCCGGTCGGGCACACTCGCGACTACACCGAACTCGTCGAGCGTCTCTTCTGTCACGACGAGACCTCGCCCTTCCCAGGATTCGAACGGGTGGCGCCCGTCGAGGTCCTCGTGGGTGGAGTGCTGGCGCGCGCCCGGTTGGAGCGTCACTCGGCGCAGTACGACGTCACGATCTTCGATCGCGTCGAGGGCTTCGCCGGCGAACTCTGGGAACGATCGGCCCATACGCTGCTACGGCTCCGGGCTCTTGATCATCCGGCCCTGCCGGTCATCGAAGCCTCGAAGCAACGACCAGGTGAGGGCATCGCCTTCACCATCACTCGATCGCTCGGCGGCCTACTGGACTTGAACGAGGCCGTGAACTGGGCGGCGGACAGACCACTCGAGGCGTTCGAACAGTTCAGCCTGCTGCTCGATGCGCTCAAGCGGCTACACGGCGCGCGTGTGATGCACCGCCTAATGCTTCCAACGGCGCTCCGGTGGCGGAATGACGGCGTCGCCGGGCCGCAGTTGTCGCTGAGCCGGTTCGAGATGAGTGCTCTGATCAGCAACCTCATCCGTCGCGTCGTGACCGGTGACACCGGTGAGATCCGGTGGGTGACGCGCAAGCTCTACCTCGACCCAGCCCATCACGCCGCACTCGACTCGGAGGCCGGCGCACGGCATCTCGCCTACCTGGCACCGGAGATCCATCCCTTTCTGTTCGACGAGAACCACCGGAGCCGCCGCGACTGGGAGAGCACCGACCTCTTCGGCCTCGGCGTCTTCGGATGGGAGCTGTTCTGTGGCGGGATCCCGCAACAGTTACCGGACGAACTGTCCGCTGTCGCGGCCGCCCGACCAGGCCAGCGGATCCGAGCCTTGGCCGACCTGCACGCGGCCATGCGCCGGAAGTTGCGCGATTCGCCGGACGTCCCGGCCGAACTCAAAGCGGTGCTCGCCAACATGCTCGCGGCAGAACCGGACGGCCGGGAGTCGTCCTACGACCTCGCGATCATGATCGAGCGGTCCTGGGACGTCATCCGCAGTGCCTGGGAGGGCAGGGCCAGCCGGCCCTACCTGGTCGCCTTCATGCCGGACGAGTCCGCGGACACCATCTACAAGGAACGAGGCTGGATCTCACGTAGCCCGCGCGATGCGGCCGGCCGGGACGAGCTCAAGGCCTTCTACGAGCAGGAACTCCAGGACGCCTACCTCGTGCACTCCTTGACGGGTGCGGAGGGCTATGCCACCGGTCCCTCGGATGTCCTCCATGAGGCGGAATGGGTGCTGATCGGCCAGCGTGCCGTGTGGTTCTGCGCCTACCTGCAGGACAAAGGGCTGGACGGCTCCATCCGGGAGACGCTCAAGGACACCCTAGTCATCAAATACCTGCGCGAGCACATCTATGCGAGGGAGATCTACACCGCGCAGCCGCGCCGGAAGGTGCCCGCGATCGACCTGGTCGCCTTCTTCCCCCAGCAGTCGATCAGCGACAAGCGAGTCGACCGGCCGTCGTGGGAACCGCTGGCCACGAGCGTGGATCGCAGCCACCTGCGCGACCCCGAGAACGAGAGGTTCCTGCAGTCGGTGGACTTCCTGCTGGATTACCAGCGCGCCGTCCTCGACGCCCGGACCTATCCCTACGTTGTCCAGGACCGGCGAGGCGCGCTGGTCGACCTGCGGCTCGACGAGTCACGGGACGACGGCTGGCGGCAACGCGGCGACGGGTTGATGACTGCCTACGCCAGGGATCCTCGACGGCGCCCGCCGCTGGGTGACTTCCTGGCCGGGTTGGACGAAGGCAAAGGTTGGACCGACCTCTCGCTGGACGGGCGGCTGACGTCCCCGGGTTTCAGCGGTAGCTCGAACACGGTGCAGTACTCCCGGCGCCTCGACGAGAACACTGTCACAGTCCGGGCCAAACCCGGTGTGAACGTACCAGACCGGGGCTGGGTGCGGCCGGCCGAGGACAGCGGGTCGCGGCCGCAACTGAGCCGGCAGTTGCGGGCGCGCCAGGCGCTCGAGGGCCAGCCCACCTTGATCAGCGAGCTACGTCACCCACGGTCGATCGAGATCGGCCAACAGGACTGGGACGTGGATCCCGAGGGAAAGCTCCACGGAAACAGCCCTGAGGTCATCCTCGCCATGCTCTCCCAGCTACCGTTCTACGCCCTGCAGGGCCCGCCGGGAAGCGGGAAGACCACGGCGGTCGCCAACGCGCTGAAGCTGTTCCTGGCCAACGAGCGCGGGGCTAAGGTGCTCGTGAGCGCGCAATCGAACTACGCACTCGACAACCTCGCCGAGCGGCTCGTCAAGCTGCTACCGGAGACCAACATCATCTTGCGCGAGACGAGTCGGCGCGGCGAAGACTCGGTCTCGGACGCCGTACAGCCGTACACGCTCGACAATCTCTCCCGGAGTACGTACGACAAGGTCGTGAAGTCGCTACAGGCACGCTTGAAGCAGCACGCCAAGGGGGATCCCGATCGGGAATTCGGACGCCGGTTGACTGAGGCCGAGCAACAGATTTCTCAGGAATGGCTGGAGAACGTGCGGTCCGGCCAACTCGAGCTTTCCGAACGGCTTCGCAACGGAGCCAGCGTCGTGCTGGCCACCTGCTCGGTCGCGGCAGACGCGCTTTCCGACTCCACCGACATCACCGAGAGCTTCGACTGGGTCATCGTCGAGGAGGCGGCCAAGGCGTGGCCGACCGAGCTCTTGGTGCCGCTGACGCTCGGTATGCGGTGGACGCTGATCGGCGATCACCGGCAGTTGGGCGCACATCGAAGCGACGATGTCGAGAACTTCCTGGAGAGTCTGAGCCAGTACTCGAACGAGGCGAAGGTCAAGCTGCACTACGTCGCCAAGAAGGATCGGCTCGGGGTACTCAACCTGTTCCGGAGCCTGTTCGAGCCCATGACGACCGCGGGTACGTCCGATGCGACGGTCGCCGAGGTGCTCTCCGACCGGACCCAGGGGCTTGGCCAGCTGAAGATGCAGTTCCGCATGCACCCGGACATCGCCGAGCCCGTGCGCCGGGTCTTCTACCGGTCGAATCCTGCGCGACTGGATGCCACCGGGCTGTGGGAGAGCTTTCTGGAGTCACACGTCTCGGCCAGAGCGCCGCACGGGGTGACCCGGCCGCGGTACTTGCTGCAGAGACCCCTGGTCTGGGTCGACACCGGCGATTCCCCGGGGTGTCAGGACCAGCCGATGTGGTCCAACGAGGGTGAGGTGGCCATCATCGACGATCTGGTCGCTCAGCTGCGCCCGGACTCCGCGCCGCCCGGTGACGACGGCCCGGACAGCCTCGCCGTTCTGACGCCCTACGCCAAGCAGCTCGAAATGCTCCAACGGCGGGGCAATCTCACCAATCGAGTCTTCACCGTTCACTCGTTCCAGGGACGAGAGGCGGACCGCGTCATCGTGTCACTCGTACGCACGACCCGCGTGGCGGACGATCCCCGCCAGAACGTCGGGCACGTGGGCAAGGACGAGGTCGCCAACGTGCTCCTGTCGCGGGCGAAGCGGCTGCTCGTGCTCGTGGGCCGCTTCGACCACTTCCGGGACAACGGCGGTCAGTCATGGCGGGACATCACCTCGCTCGTCGAACGGTTCGGAACCCGCGTGCGGGCTGAGGAATGGTCCGGCTCATGA
- a CDS encoding AAA family ATPase — protein MNAFDVVPIVISHYNNHPDLPTADDEAERVAAILSPWGGDLRPWDVDALERDVGTALARLESWSQPAVSRSSLLLWIGHGSSNEDDVELHVPAGATDVGLEPAKLAKYVADEHRLRDEPDWVIVVVEACGGIRFAEMMESELARRRVRNGVLLIGSGEDRGEGYLGTFRRALEEICAAYWSNDKLISIRDLANRFEDVLQPGFVRAMGLSGRSTLTPRRDLTPTLTTAVDIYPNVRDVLTKLPESTLVQLARKGLGSDLLEIGGRLFGRVAERSAIATWLATHRTGMFVLTGGPGSGKSALLAHLMLHAVPSLRRALEHAPQLIDDWAGGRLLPPVDGALLLTGAATADVVTRLARIAEIELPADRPPSEQVTELVRLLAEREAPLTLFADALDEARDPADIAALLGQLAELTGVRIVLATRPRSGPNGAGLLELLQGPGLGSGLDVTVLALQDDRAAALEFAVAQLRSAGLAAAEEDLGDVLADLSERLAGGADADADAGWDFLHVRLLVTELLATPALFTGAFTAERRRTMALGRSALFRRAMQRLAGAHPQVEPLLLALACAQGRGLPRADRIWATVASVLAPGQTFTEADIDQVLRVAGPYVMLDAEAGRSVFRLAHRTFTEELLARLDRQTRTAVLEALVRLTLEAPDSPPYLRRHLSGHAAALGRHGWSVLEGAPEVLDRLDLATLVADSWRSPAADLPPSVLDVRRTAHLALDGTDGDRCGYRQLGAARAAGHYLPTIEPVAGAAWQVAAAQIVRDPSYQTDLPSPPIPVNSLAVCAAADGTVVVAYGNDHGQIRLWNPWQGSTTDVTTGTGGEILGLATLSGSHGTSLASVGTRQPTRLWPLDGEGEASELRGRDGGTRCAVEACPTADGTSLLAIGTTSGRLRLVNPDRATGQQPMPLTGHAARITGLAMFDAGGERELVSVSVDGSLRRWSLPHGRRRKKEIWSTPLWSVAVIERAGLILTGDALGVVTVWNHADLDVVESFAAHDGPVRALALLSDDAGRIIVASGGADRRVRLWDGATWASVGPDLTGHDDVVTDLVALRSPDGAPLVASGSRDGQVKIWTTVVVAQPASARQPGSANHRESPARWDLTTSDGRAVTLMRAPSGLLRCRLETNTATDLPLKADKLRCAAVITGESAVTIATSSSNDIHTWRADTGEAAGPPLRQHRDWVRALLTLQLDEGHAVLVSGGDDGLICLWDPWSGGIRHQLHLGGAIRGLTPAENLRRFVVVLDGGTIEIEMEDDVLYGSKGGNPRGQSGQPAT, from the coding sequence GTGAACGCCTTCGACGTCGTCCCGATCGTCATCAGCCACTACAACAACCACCCCGATCTACCGACAGCGGACGACGAGGCCGAGCGCGTGGCCGCCATCCTGTCTCCTTGGGGCGGCGACCTGCGCCCCTGGGACGTGGACGCCCTCGAGCGGGACGTCGGGACCGCACTCGCACGGCTGGAGTCGTGGTCGCAGCCGGCCGTCTCGCGCAGTTCCCTCTTGCTGTGGATCGGTCACGGTTCCAGCAATGAGGATGACGTCGAGCTCCACGTGCCCGCCGGTGCGACCGACGTAGGCCTGGAACCTGCGAAGCTGGCCAAGTACGTCGCCGACGAACACCGGCTGCGGGACGAGCCCGACTGGGTGATCGTCGTGGTCGAAGCATGTGGCGGGATCCGATTCGCCGAGATGATGGAGTCGGAGCTCGCTCGGCGCCGGGTGCGAAACGGCGTGCTCCTGATCGGCTCCGGCGAGGATCGCGGTGAGGGCTACCTCGGGACGTTCCGGCGGGCGCTCGAGGAGATCTGCGCGGCCTACTGGTCGAACGACAAGCTGATCAGCATCAGGGACCTCGCCAACCGGTTCGAGGACGTTCTCCAGCCTGGCTTCGTGCGAGCGATGGGACTATCCGGCCGGTCCACGCTGACTCCGCGCCGCGACCTGACCCCGACACTGACCACGGCGGTCGACATCTATCCCAACGTCAGAGACGTTCTCACCAAGTTGCCCGAGTCCACGCTCGTACAGCTCGCCCGCAAAGGCCTCGGGTCCGATCTGCTGGAGATCGGCGGCCGCCTCTTCGGGCGGGTCGCCGAACGCTCGGCCATCGCCACCTGGTTGGCGACCCACCGCACGGGGATGTTCGTGCTGACCGGCGGGCCGGGGAGCGGCAAGTCGGCGCTCTTGGCGCACCTCATGCTGCACGCCGTCCCGTCTCTGCGCCGAGCGCTCGAGCACGCTCCGCAGTTGATTGACGACTGGGCCGGCGGGCGTCTTCTCCCGCCCGTCGACGGAGCATTGCTCCTGACGGGGGCGGCGACCGCGGATGTCGTGACCCGCCTCGCCCGCATCGCGGAGATCGAACTGCCGGCCGATCGACCTCCATCGGAGCAGGTGACGGAGCTCGTGCGACTGCTGGCCGAGCGGGAGGCGCCCCTGACCTTGTTCGCGGACGCCCTGGACGAGGCGCGCGACCCCGCCGACATCGCGGCACTTCTGGGGCAGCTCGCCGAACTCACGGGGGTGCGGATCGTGCTGGCCACCCGGCCGCGGTCTGGTCCCAACGGCGCCGGGCTCCTTGAGCTATTGCAAGGCCCAGGGCTCGGTTCCGGTCTCGACGTCACGGTCCTGGCGCTCCAGGACGACCGGGCCGCGGCCCTGGAGTTCGCTGTGGCACAGCTGCGCTCCGCCGGTCTGGCCGCCGCTGAGGAAGACCTGGGCGACGTGCTCGCGGATCTCAGCGAACGGCTGGCGGGCGGGGCCGACGCGGACGCTGACGCCGGCTGGGACTTCCTTCACGTTCGGCTCCTGGTAACTGAACTGCTGGCCACGCCCGCACTGTTCACCGGCGCCTTCACCGCCGAGCGCCGCCGGACGATGGCGCTCGGCCGGTCCGCGCTCTTCCGCCGGGCCATGCAGCGTCTGGCTGGCGCGCATCCGCAGGTGGAGCCCCTCCTACTCGCCCTCGCCTGCGCGCAGGGCCGTGGGCTCCCGCGAGCCGACCGGATCTGGGCCACCGTGGCGAGCGTCCTCGCTCCGGGTCAGACCTTCACCGAGGCCGACATCGACCAGGTGCTCCGAGTCGCGGGGCCCTACGTCATGCTGGACGCCGAGGCCGGCCGCAGCGTTTTCCGTCTTGCTCACCGGACCTTCACCGAGGAGTTGCTGGCTCGGCTGGACCGGCAGACGCGGACGGCCGTGCTGGAGGCCCTCGTCCGGTTGACGCTGGAGGCACCTGATTCTCCACCCTATCTGCGCCGTCACCTCTCCGGGCACGCCGCCGCGCTCGGGCGCCACGGGTGGTCCGTCCTCGAGGGCGCACCGGAGGTACTCGACCGGCTGGACCTGGCCACGCTCGTGGCGGACAGCTGGCGATCACCGGCGGCCGACCTTCCCCCGTCGGTTCTGGACGTCCGCAGGACCGCACATCTCGCGTTGGACGGCACGGACGGCGACCGATGCGGATACAGGCAACTGGGCGCGGCCAGGGCAGCCGGTCACTATCTGCCCACCATCGAACCGGTGGCCGGTGCCGCCTGGCAGGTCGCCGCAGCCCAGATCGTCCGCGACCCGTCGTACCAGACGGACTTGCCGAGTCCACCCATCCCGGTCAACTCCCTCGCCGTCTGCGCGGCGGCCGACGGCACAGTCGTCGTCGCCTACGGCAATGACCACGGTCAGATACGGCTGTGGAACCCCTGGCAAGGCAGCACGACCGACGTCACCACCGGCACGGGCGGTGAGATCCTTGGCCTGGCCACACTGAGCGGATCCCACGGGACAAGTCTCGCGTCGGTCGGCACGAGACAGCCGACCAGGCTGTGGCCACTTGATGGCGAGGGCGAGGCGTCCGAGCTACGCGGGCGCGATGGCGGCACCCGCTGTGCGGTCGAGGCCTGCCCGACTGCCGATGGCACGTCACTACTCGCGATCGGCACCACCAGCGGCCGGTTGCGGCTGGTGAATCCTGATCGGGCCACCGGTCAGCAACCAATGCCGCTCACCGGGCATGCGGCGCGCATCACCGGTCTGGCCATGTTCGACGCCGGTGGCGAACGGGAGCTCGTCTCCGTCAGTGTCGACGGCTCGCTCCGACGGTGGAGTCTCCCGCATGGCCGGCGCCGCAAGAAGGAGATCTGGTCCACGCCGCTGTGGTCAGTGGCGGTGATCGAGAGGGCCGGGCTGATCCTGACCGGTGACGCCCTTGGCGTGGTGACGGTCTGGAACCATGCCGACCTCGATGTGGTCGAGTCGTTCGCCGCTCACGACGGACCGGTCCGTGCCCTGGCGCTGCTGTCCGACGACGCCGGTCGGATCATCGTCGCCAGCGGCGGCGCCGACCGTCGTGTGCGCCTCTGGGACGGCGCAACCTGGGCATCCGTGGGCCCGGATCTCACGGGCCACGACGACGTCGTCACCGATCTGGTCGCCCTTCGCTCACCGGACGGCGCACCGCTGGTGGCCAGCGGTTCGCGCGACGGGCAGGTCAAGATCTGGACGACCGTCGTCGTGGCTCAGCCCGCATCGGCACGGCAGCCGGGCAGCGCTAACCACCGCGAATCTCCCGCGCGCTGGGACCTCACCACGTCCGATGGTCGCGCGGTCACTCTCATGCGAGCCCCTTCCGGCCTGCTCAGGTGCCGGTTGGAGACCAACACGGCCACGGATCTGCCGCTGAAGGCGGACAAGCTACGCTGCGCCGCCGTCATCACCGGCGAGAGCGCGGTGACCATCGCCACCAGCAGTTCGAACGACATCCACACCTGGCGGGCCGACACCGGTGAGGCGGCTGGGCCGCCGTTGCGGCAGCACCGGGACTGGGTCCGTGCGCTGCTCACGCTACAGCTCGACGAAGGCCACGCCGTTCTGGTGAGCGGGGGTGACGACGGCCTGATCTGCCTCTGGGACCCATGGTCGGGTGGCATCCGGCACCAGCTGCACCTCGGCGGTGCGATCCGGGGCTTGACGCCGGCCGAAAACCTCCGACGGTTCGTCGTGGTGCTCGACGGCGGGACGATCGAGATCGAGATGGAGGACGACGTCCTTTACGGATCGAAGGGAGGGAACCCACGTGGGCAGTCCGGGCAACCAGCCACGTGA
- a CDS encoding triacylglycerol lipase: MFDAVVIVPGIMGSTLSLVHESGGRQIWGISSALKNAARIGSGSRIDALRVRDPELSGELRRVVPTGLLMLPEWLPGFGGMEPYKRLVEAVTRTVLHPDAVLPFAYDWRLDVEHNARILARDACAHLKRWRDHERLSEVRSRRNDDREPRLVFVAHSMGGLLVRAMSGLAVEQPDTRAVVTLGTPFAGSVKTIGMLATGDGGPRGMPADATRQACRSMPGLYDLLPWYRCLLRGDDVVALGRSDVVGLGGAPQLVREAFERRARTASGELPGHRAVVGIGQKTPQSLEFRGSDVVTHAWGYRRNSQDDLIRESGRLVAENLDGDGTVFQYSARTAATEGIPVAQHHQSLAVNRASLHIVQKVITGATDLDTVLGQALNETPLGLETQDEIRPNQPLEIRIRSDHTPADITCAVEDTARRDAVVRRPLVRGRRDEGAFIVRTDLEVAGLYRVRVSAGNAEVTKLVLVGADPIGDR, from the coding sequence GTGTTCGACGCCGTGGTGATCGTGCCGGGAATCATGGGAAGTACGCTGAGTCTCGTCCACGAGTCGGGTGGCCGTCAGATCTGGGGAATTTCTTCTGCACTGAAGAACGCTGCTCGGATCGGTTCGGGGTCGAGAATCGACGCGCTTCGAGTTCGGGATCCGGAGTTGAGCGGCGAGCTCCGGAGGGTGGTGCCGACGGGCCTGCTCATGTTGCCGGAATGGCTGCCCGGATTTGGCGGCATGGAGCCTTACAAACGGCTGGTCGAGGCCGTCACCCGAACGGTCCTGCATCCGGACGCCGTCCTTCCCTTCGCCTATGACTGGCGACTGGATGTCGAGCACAACGCCAGGATCCTCGCCCGGGATGCGTGCGCCCATCTCAAGCGGTGGCGGGATCACGAGCGACTGAGCGAGGTGCGTTCGCGCCGCAATGACGACCGCGAGCCCCGCCTCGTCTTCGTCGCCCACTCGATGGGCGGGTTGCTGGTCAGGGCGATGTCCGGACTTGCCGTCGAGCAACCGGACACCCGGGCCGTGGTGACCCTGGGCACGCCGTTCGCAGGATCGGTGAAGACGATCGGGATGCTGGCGACAGGCGACGGCGGACCGCGTGGAATGCCCGCCGACGCGACGCGGCAGGCCTGCCGGTCCATGCCCGGGCTCTACGACCTCCTGCCGTGGTACCGCTGCCTGCTGCGGGGCGACGACGTGGTGGCGCTCGGCCGGTCGGACGTCGTTGGTCTTGGCGGCGCACCGCAGCTCGTGCGGGAAGCGTTCGAACGCCGAGCCCGTACGGCTTCCGGCGAACTGCCGGGTCATCGAGCTGTGGTCGGCATCGGGCAAAAGACGCCCCAGAGCCTGGAATTCAGGGGGAGCGACGTCGTCACCCACGCCTGGGGATACCGGCGGAACAGCCAGGACGACCTGATCCGGGAGTCCGGACGGCTGGTTGCCGAGAACCTCGACGGCGACGGCACGGTCTTCCAGTACTCGGCCCGCACGGCGGCCACAGAAGGCATACCGGTGGCGCAGCACCACCAGTCCCTCGCCGTGAACCGGGCGTCTCTGCACATCGTGCAGAAGGTGATCACCGGCGCCACGGACCTGGACACCGTGCTCGGGCAGGCCCTGAACGAGACACCACTCGGCCTTGAGACCCAGGACGAGATCCGTCCGAACCAACCGCTGGAGATCCGGATTCGCTCCGACCACACTCCGGCCGACATCACATGTGCCGTGGAGGACACCGCACGGCGGGATGCCGTGGTCCGGCGCCCGCTCGTCCGTGGCCGGCGCGATGAGGGCGCCTTCATCGTGCGTACCGATCTGGAGGTCGCAGGGTTGTACCGCGTCCGGGTCTCCGCCGGCAACGCCGAGGTCACCAAGCTCGTCCTGGTCGGCGCCGACCCCATCGGCGACAGATGA
- a CDS encoding IclR family transcriptional regulator, with translation MSDEIDITGAPDPATATPEQIRKYNNRSVERVVSMLNVLQESPEPMALVEVHRSIGMAKATAFRYLWTLERHRYVERDAHGRYRLGLGFVGMQSRDLDMLKERARPWLEKLRDETGETVNLGVLDGNTVRYVEVAESLRQVRMVSAPGARDPLYCTALGKAIAAQLPEARVRELLHEVEMPRRTPSTITSLDRFLEELELVRQRGRAVDDQENEEDGRCVAVGITGTRVPAALSLSAPASRFPVKDIPRIARTLTYAAERLMSDPRAAQRDEG, from the coding sequence ATGAGCGACGAGATCGACATCACCGGCGCGCCCGATCCCGCGACGGCGACGCCGGAGCAGATCAGGAAGTACAACAACCGTTCGGTCGAGCGGGTCGTCTCGATGCTCAACGTGCTACAGGAGTCGCCGGAGCCGATGGCGCTGGTCGAGGTCCATCGCTCCATCGGCATGGCCAAGGCCACGGCCTTCCGGTACCTGTGGACCCTGGAGCGGCACCGCTACGTCGAGCGCGACGCCCACGGGCGCTACCGCCTCGGCCTCGGCTTCGTCGGCATGCAGTCGCGCGACCTGGACATGCTGAAGGAGCGCGCCCGGCCGTGGCTGGAGAAGCTGCGCGACGAGACCGGCGAGACGGTGAACCTCGGCGTCCTCGACGGCAACACCGTGCGCTACGTCGAGGTCGCCGAGAGCCTGCGTCAGGTGCGCATGGTGAGCGCGCCCGGCGCCCGCGACCCGCTCTACTGCACCGCGCTGGGCAAGGCCATCGCGGCGCAGCTGCCCGAGGCCAGGGTGCGCGAGCTGCTGCACGAGGTCGAGATGCCGCGGCGCACCCCCAGCACCATCACCTCCCTCGACCGGTTCCTCGAGGAGCTCGAGCTGGTCCGCCAGCGCGGCCGCGCCGTCGACGACCAGGAGAACGAGGAGGATGGCCGCTGCGTCGCCGTCGGCATCACCGGCACCCGGGTCCCGGCCGCGCTGAGCCTGAGCGCCCCGGCCAGCCGCTTCCCCGTCAAGGACATCCCGAGGATCGCCAGGACCCTGACCTACGCCGCCGAGCGGCTCATGAGCGATCCACGGGCGGCCCAGCGCGACGAGGGCTGA
- a CDS encoding SDR family NAD(P)-dependent oxidoreductase, with amino-acid sequence MSRLAGRVALVTGASRGIGAAAARAFAAEGASVVLAHEPRVDRKTEAAQLADELAAGGARVVTAEADLGDPRGPSDLVEQARRALGPLDIVVANAAAGGHAHWQDITVEQWDHVLAVNLRATWLLARAAHPDLAASGHGSIVTVTSIMAETGQPGSLHYTASKAGIIGITRALARELGADGIRVNAVMPGAIRTEQETELFADERALFDEVVAQQSLRRRGYADDLAPTFVYLASDDSAFVTGQVVTVDGGWVFR; translated from the coding sequence ATGAGCCGCCTGGCCGGCCGGGTCGCACTGGTCACCGGCGCGTCGCGCGGCATCGGCGCCGCGGCGGCCCGAGCCTTCGCCGCCGAGGGCGCGTCCGTCGTCCTGGCCCACGAGCCACGCGTCGACCGCAAGACGGAGGCCGCCCAGCTGGCCGACGAGCTCGCGGCCGGCGGTGCGCGGGTGGTCACGGCGGAGGCGGACCTCGGCGACCCGCGCGGGCCGTCGGACCTGGTGGAACAGGCGCGGCGCGCGCTGGGTCCGCTCGACATCGTCGTGGCGAACGCCGCGGCCGGCGGGCACGCGCACTGGCAGGACATCACCGTCGAGCAATGGGACCACGTGCTGGCGGTCAACCTGCGCGCGACGTGGCTGCTGGCCCGGGCCGCGCATCCGGATCTGGCCGCCTCCGGGCACGGCTCCATCGTCACCGTCACCAGCATCATGGCGGAGACCGGGCAGCCCGGATCGCTGCACTACACCGCGAGCAAGGCGGGCATCATCGGGATCACCCGGGCGCTGGCCCGCGAGCTCGGGGCCGACGGCATCCGCGTCAACGCCGTCATGCCCGGAGCGATCCGGACCGAGCAGGAGACGGAGCTGTTCGCGGACGAGCGGGCGCTCTTCGACGAGGTGGTGGCGCAGCAGTCGTTGCGCCGCCGCGGCTACGCCGACGACCTCGCGCCGACCTTCGTCTATCTCGCCAGCGACGACAGCGCGTTCGTGACCGGCCAGGTCGTCACCGTCGACGGCGGCTGGGTGTTCCGATGA